The Stackebrandtia nassauensis DSM 44728 genome includes the window CACCGTCGCCGGGTACATCCACCGCTACGCCTCCGGCACCGGCTTCGGCCTGGTCATCATCGCCGGGTTCCTGGCCTTCGCCACCACCACGGGCTGGCGCCGCCCGGCACTGCTGTGGCTGTCGGTCACCAACGTGGTGCTCATGGCCCTTGTGGTCATCAACACCTTCTTCCCGACCTTCGCCGACGGCCGCGACTGGCGGGGCCTGCCGCAGCGGCTGCTGCTGTTCACGCTGGCAGCGGTGCTGGTGATGCTCGCCTCGAACCGCGCCTCGACGGCCGGATCCCGGCGACCACGCGAGGCCGACGCCGCGACGCGCTGGTAGGAATGGGGAATGACAGACACCGACTCGCAAACCCCGGTCCCGACCGCCGCCGATGAGGTCGTCGAGCTGTGCCGTGACCTGATCCGCATCGACACCACCAACACCGGCGACACCAACACCTCCGCCGGGGAACGGACCGCGGCCGAGTACGTGGCCGCCAAGCTCGCCGAGGTCGGTCTGGAGCCGAAGATCTACGAGAGCGCGCCCGGCCGGGCCACCGTCGTGGCCCGTTACGAGGGCGCCGACTCCTCCCGTCCGGCGCTGCTTTTGCACGGCCACCTGGACGTGGTGCCCGCCGACGCCAGCGAGTGGAGCGTGCACCCGTTCTCGGGGGAGGAGAAGGACGGCTACATCTGGGGCCGGGGCGCGGTGGACATGAAGGACTTCGACGCGATGCTGCTG containing:
- a CDS encoding DUF998 domain-containing protein, encoding MTRRQTLHVVAIAGVVLAAASFVFMFVAMPEVDFLRHPVSIYENKQPGFTGYIIATAGIAVSCTALALTTTGWPRLVLATAALAFVVAAVFPTDPGTGVDTVAGYIHRYASGTGFGLVIIAGFLAFATTTGWRRPALLWLSVTNVVLMALVVINTFFPTFADGRDWRGLPQRLLLFTLAAVLVMLASNRASTAGSRRPREADAATRW